Genomic segment of Dactylococcopsis salina PCC 8305:
TAAGTGAGCGCCTTTTGCTTCTAGTTTCTGCCAGCGTTCACTGCTAAAGATTTTCTTGAACTCTTGATAAGCGATTTTAGCATTTGCAATGGCAACTTTCCCTTTAATTTCGCGCAGTTTTGCCTGTTTGGATTCTTCATCCTCTCCTTTGAGCTTCTCATCAACCATTTTGTCGATTTTGACATCAATGCGGCTGAGGAAGAAACTAGCCACAGAAGCGATTTTACTGATGTCGTTGCCATCTTCTACTCGTTTTTCCAAGCCACGAATATAAGCCCAAGCCGTATCCACATAACTTTCGACGGAGAACAAGAGCGTGATGTTAACATTAATACCATCCCGAATCGCCGCTTCTACTGCGGGGAGTCCTTCAGGGGTGCCAGGAATTTTAATCATCACGTTTTCCCGACCGATTTCTTGGTAGTAACGACGCGCTTCGCTGAGGGTGCTTTCCGTATCTTGAGCAATTGTGGGGGGAACTTCGATGCTGACATACCCATCGAGTCCGTTGGTTTCATCATAAATGGGACGAAGAATGTCACAGGCTTCGCAGATATCTTCAAACACTAAAGACTCATAAATGGCTTGGACTGATTTTCCCGCTTTGCTTCCCGCTTCGATATCTGCGTCGTAGATTTGGTTTCCGGCGATCGCCTTTTCAAAAATGCTAGGGTTAGACGTGATCCCGTGAATACCGCGACTTTCTGTTAACTGTTTTAATTCTCCAGAGCGAATAATATCACGACTGAGATTATCCATCCAGATACTCTGACCATATTCTTTTTCAATTTGTAAGATCGGATTTTCCTTTGCTGTAGTCATTGTTATTCCTCCGTATGATTTTTTTTACTGTCAGATGATAGGATTTTTATTCGGATGCGATCGAGCTTTCTTGATAAAAAGACTCTACTAACGCGACATCTTTCGGACTACCAATAATGAGAGGAGAACGAGCATGAAGTTTGTCGGGGACAACATCCATCAATCGTTGCCTTCCCGTACTGGCTTGACCACCCGCTTGTTCCACGAGGAATGCTAAAGGCACCGACTCATATAACAAGCGTAACTTTCCTTCTGGTTTATTGACTGTTCCTGGATAAAGGAACACTCCTCCCTGTTGTAGGATGCGGTGAAAATCCCCCACTAACGCCCCACCATAACGAGCGCTGTAGCCTTCTTGACGATGGACATAACGCACATAATTGCGGATTGGTTCTTCCCATTGCCAGAAGTTACCTTCATTGAGACTATACACAGACCCCTGTTCGGGAATTTTCATATTTTCCTCAGCGAGGATAAATTCCCCTAAACTGGGGTCAAGGGTAAAGGAGTGAACGCCATTGCCAAGGGAATAGACCAACATGGTACTTGCTCCATAAAGGATATAACCAGCGGCGATTTGTTTATGTCCGTTTTGTAACAAGTCACTGGCGCTTTGATCCACATCATCCCCTTCCTGTTGGCGGATGGCGAAAATCGAACCGACATTTAAGTTCGTATCAATGTTGGAAGACCCATCGATCGGGTCCATTAATAGGGTATAACGCCCGATCGGGCAATTTTCAGGAATATAATAAGGTTTGTCCATTTCCTCTGATGCGAGGCGACAAACCAATCCACTTTGTTGAAACACGGAGATAAAAACATCATTGGCGTAAACATCCATTTTTTTCACAGATTCGCCTTGAACATTTGTTTCTCCCGTAAATCCTAAAACTCCCTCCACAATTCCAGCGCGACTCAGGCGACGTGAGATAATTTTTCCCGCTAAAGCGACACGATTCATTAAAGCACTTAAATCTTGTGCTTCAGCAGAAAAACTGTGGAGTTGTTGTAAAACATGACGAGATAGAGTGGTGCAATCTCGATCTAAACTGGGAGATTGCGTGGGATTAACCATAGTTTTCTCCTTGGGTTACGTTTGACCTAATCAGGGTGGGTGCAGTCGTAGGAGATTGTTAACCTAAGCCAGAAGGTCGCCCTCCTGACTCGGCTTCAGAACGGTACGTGATAGTTTCCCATCATACCGCTCCTCTCCAAACTACGCGCTTATTAACAGCACTTCCCTGCCCAGTTTCCGATTTACGACCTTTCTTTGTTTTGTTTTGGGCTTTCTTTTGCCCCTTATTATCCATTTGTCGTTGTCGGTCTTCAGCAGTTTTCTGATGGTGACAATGACGATGAAGTAATTGTAAATTCTTGTAATGGTCTTTGCCCCCTTCAGCTTTAGGGACGATGTGGTCAACCTCCACTACATCTTCATCCTTAAAGTAAAGTCCACAACGAGTGCATTTGCCTTTCTGACGCTTCATCAGTGTGGCAACCCGTTTAGATACACCAGGGTATTCTCCCCGACGTTTACTCCAGTACCACCAATCTCCATCGTAGGGAGACCTCGAACCCTCGATTTTTATATGTCTTTCAATTGGTGTCCATGCGTGTTTGCGTAATTCATGCGTACCCGCAACAGGAGAATTTGGTATATTGGAGGGAGTTGAAAAGACCCATTTAGTATCTCTGTCTTCTCCGTCTAAATTTTTCTCCTTAGTCAAGTGAAAGTATCTCTCTGTACACCATTTGAGGGTTTTATTCGGATGACGGCTTTTAATCCAGCGACGTAATTTGTTCCACACTAGATTATCTATGTGTGAAAATGTTTCTTTAGAGCAGACTGTTTTGTGATAGTTGCACCATCCCACGATTATAGGATTTAACTTATCAATGATTACCTCTTGGGATTTACCTTTCATTGAATCTAAAACTGAAACAATCTTTTCATAGTGGGTTTTTACGCTTTTGTCGCTGGGTTTGATTATCGTTTTGAATCCAAGTAATTTGCCATGTGTATTTTTTCCTGAGTGATTTTTCCCGATTTCATATTGACGGATGTTCCATCCTAAGAAATCAAAACCTGCTTTCTTTTCTTCGGAATCATATAAGGTGTGGCAAATTCTCGTCTTGCTCTCGCTTATTTCTAAGCCTGAGCCATGTAACCACTGTTCAATCAGCGTTTTCGCTTGTTGGATGATGGATTTATCCTTGTGAAGAACAACGAAGTCATCTGCATACCTGATAAGGGATATTGAAATTCGATTTGCTTGTTTTCCCCCTTTCCAAGTTTCAGCCCATTGTTTTATGTAATCCTCAAGTCCATGCAGAGCAATGTTTGCCAATAGAGGACTTATCACCCCTCCTTGTGGTGTTCCCTCATTTGTTGGCATCCAGTCGCCTCTATCCAAGACCCCCGACTTTAGCCAAGCTCGAATTTGTCGAGCAATAGTCGGAATTGTATTCAGTTTTTGTAAGAGAACATCGTGGTTTATACGGTCGAAGCATTTCGAGATATCGGCATCTAACACCCATTTGGGCTTATACCGAATTGCATTAAAGATTGCTTGTTCCGCATCATGGCAAGAGCGTCCTGGTCTGAATCCGTACGAATTAGGCTCGAATTTTGCTTCCCATTCTGGCTCTAAAGCCAATTTGAGAAGTGCCTGCCTCGCACGGTCTTCCATTACTGGAATGCCCAAGCCGCGTTTTTCTTTACGACCTGGTTTTGGAATCCAGACCCGTCTTAAGGATTCACCTTTCCCTGTAAGAGTCAGGCTTTCAGCAAGGCTCAACCGTTGTTTAGGACTTAGGCTTTTTACACCGTCTATCCCTGTGGTGTTTTTACCCTGGTTATCCTGCGAAATGCGCCTTACCGCTAGGAGTTTGGCACACCAAGACCGTAACAATAATCTTTGGAGTTTGTGAACTTTAGCCACGTCACCACTTTGAGAAGCTCGATAAATCCGTTTTTGGAGCTTAAACACCCTTAGTTCCACCTCTCGCCAGTCTATCTGACTCCACTCCGTTTCAGCCATGAGATTAAACCCAAAACCTAACCAGAGCATTAAAAAGGTCTTTGTCCGAGCATCAAATTTATACTTCAATGAGTTCATAACATTACTCTACTTTCACGTATTATCTTCGTAATCTAAAGTGGCTACGTCTGCTTATCCTTCTCGTTAAAGAAAGCTTTTGCTTCTTAGCCAATCCTTCCCTCGCTCCACCCAGCAAATGAGCCAGAAATTGCGTCCCGACAGACTACTTGAGAAATCGACCTTTCCCAAGAGTATGAACGAGGGTTACTTCGTTCCTGATTTCCATTGATAGAGACCTTATCCTCCTATTATCCACCGAGTAAATTCTGAGGTGTGATATAAGCCAAAGAATACTTACATCCTTTACTGTGGGCATATTTCGCCCCCTGTGGACAGCCTTTGCACAGGTTTTGTATAACGATGGTTCAGACATAGGTTTATTGATTAGGCATAGCCTCTTGCTAGGGATTTACCAGTTTAGGCTTCCAGCAGTGACCCCATTTAACCCTGCTTTATCCTCAAGTAGTCAACTCTATAGATAAGGGTTATGCTGTCCTCTCACACCTTGAGAGGGATGGACTTGAATTAACGGGTTATACCCTACCTGTTTCTTAGCTATTGCTCCACAGGCTCTCACCAACATGGAAATCAAGTTGTCATGGTTCTGTTCCCCGAAGGGTTTTAACCAAACTCTGGCTTATACTCCTTAGTTCGAGGGAGCTACAGAGATTTCACCAGAAACGAATCGCACTCCTCACTACAATCATAAAGAGACATTGGAGAACAGGCTTCTAACTTTAGACCAAATTTAGCTTTCAAGATTTAGCCTACTTTTTTAATCTTATTTTGGTCGAATTAATTTCTGATGAGTGCAACTATGATTTAAGGAATAAGCACCGTAGGAATGAGATAGAGCAATCCCAAATAAATTGTTTTTGCCCCCAAATCCTCACTGCACTCCAGCCAACGCTGGGAGCTTCGATGAATCAACTTTTGGCTCTCTTGTTACCTCGGTAATAAGAAAAACTTATAAATTGCGGTGGTGTAAAATGTGACGAAAGGAACATTTTACAATGCAGCCAAAAGAGCCGAAGTATTTTACCAAAAAGCAGAAAAAAACTTAGGTCTCAGAGATTATTAAGTTACATTTTCTTACATTCTACTGACATTGCTATATTAAAATTGAGTTATCGTGAAATTTCAATATATTTATGTCCTCAGAACTTATCTCCTCCCAAAACTCTAAAAGTCAAGATATTTGGCTTGAGCAAATTATTACGCCACTGGCTAACTTTGAAGTTTCCAAAAATAATTACCAATTATCTCTCGAAACAATTAATTTTGCCTTTGAACAAGCAACCTCTATTCTCTCTGAGTTTATCAATTCCCCAGATGTTAATAAAAAACTTGCCATTGCCTTAGGCAAAATTGAACTACAAACTGAACTTGCTAGTGAGCCTTTTCAGTTTCCGAATCTCTTGTTAATCAATTCGTCTATTTTAGGAGGAGCATTGGGAGGTTATGCAAGCCAAACCAATGAAATTTTTTTTTCTGACTCATTAATAGATAACCCCATATTACTAAGTCGGGTGTTCTTAGAAGAAATTGGTCATGCGATTGATGCTCAAATCAATTCTATTGATTCTCCCGGCGATGAGGGAGCTATTTTTGCCTCTCTTGTCCAGAGAGAAGTGTTAAGTCCGCAAGATTTGGCTGAACTCAAACAAGAGAACGATCGCGCAACTGTGGTCATCAACGGCGAAAGAGTGACGATTGAGCAAGCTAACTTTATTGTCACCAATACTGAAGATAGTGGGGCAGGTTCCCTGCGTCAAGCCATTACCGAAGCCAATAATACGAACGGTGCAGATACGATTACCTTTGATGCTAATTTAAGCGGGCAAACCATTACTCTCACTGGCGAACAACTGGAAATTACTGATAGCGTAACCATTGAAGGCTTAGGGGCGGAGGAATTGACGATTGACGCAACTGGAAACAGTCGCGCTTTCTCTGTTTCCGATGAACAAACCGATAATCCCCTGCAAGTTTCTATTGAAGGGGTCACGATTACTGGTGGGTCAGCAGTTGGCCCTGATGATAATACACTGACCACTGATCGCTTTGGTGGAGGCATCTTTAACCGGGAAATTTTGACCCTAACGGATGTTGCGATCGAAGGCAACAGCGCAGAAAGAGACGGCGGTGGTATTTATAATGACCGTTTTGGAGGAATTTTAACAGTTATTGATAGTCTCATCAGTGAGAATCAAACCTCTGATCAGTTTGGTAATGGGGCTGGGATTGGTAATGGTGGCACGTTAAATCTTAATAACACCACGATTAGTACTAATTCTGCTAGTTCTGCTGGAGGCGGGATCACTAACTTTTCTGATGGACAGATCGCCCTTAATAATAGCCGAATTGAAGATAATACTGCCTATTCTGGAGGTGGTATCGATAACGACGGGATTTTTACTATTTCTTCCAGCACGATCGCCAATAATGTTGCAACCAATAATGGGGGTGGAATCCGCAACGCTGGTAGTGATGAAGTAGGAATGACCATTTCCCGTAGTACCATCAGTGGGAACTCTGCTTTAGTCGGTGGGGGGATTGATAACGCTAATGAATTATTGATTACCAATAGCACTGTCAGCAGCAATTCTGCCGAAACCCAAGGGGGAGGGATTAATAATACCAATACTCTCACCTTAGTCAGCAGCACGATCGCGCAGAATACTGCCCCCTCCGCCGGCGGACTCTTCAATCCTGAGGGAGAGTTAACGCTAATCAATAGTTTAATCGCAGGGAATGACTCACAAGACTTACTGAATGAAATTCAAGAGGGATTCATTACTCGCACTGGGGTCATCAACAGCAATGGCGTTAACCTAGTCGCTGATGGTAGCTTCACTAGGGAAAATATTCTCAATGTTGATCCGCTTCTCTCACCGCTACAGGATAATGGAGGATCAACGTTGACTCATCTGTTGTTGGAAGGGAGTCCCGCCATTGATGTGGGAGAGACTACCTTTATTAGTGATGAATTTGAGCAACGGGGACAGGGCTTCGATCGCGTGGTTAATGGAACCGTTGATTTAGGGGCGGTGGAAGTGGACAACACAGGGCTAGAACCCAATACCCCTCCCAACGCCGAAGATGATGAAGTCAGCACCATTGTTGGCAATAGCGTTATTGTCAATGTTTTAGAGAATGATAATGATGAAGACGGCGACCCCTTAACAGTTACCATTGTCACCCCTCCTGAACAGGGAGTTGCAGAAGTCGTCGGTGAAAATAATGCTCAGATTGCCTATTCCTCCAATCAAGATTTTAGTGGGACTGATACCCTGGTCTATGAAGTGAGTGATGGTCGCACGGGAACCGACACCGCCACCGTAACCATTCAAGTAGAACCCATTGCTTTGGATGATGCTGCGACAACAACCGTTAACGCAGAAGTGGCGATTAATGTGTTTGCCAATGATCTTCCCATTAATGGCGAAGGATTAACTCTTACCTTTGATGAAACGTCAGTCAACGGGGGCGCGATTGAACAAGATGCTGACACTGATGAATTGATTTATGCTCCTCCTACTGATTTTACAGGCACAGATACCTTTAACTACACCATCAGTGATGGGAGCTTTAGCAGTGAAGCAGTGGTATCCGTTACGGTAGAAGAGAGTCTTTTTGGCGCGATCGTTGTTGATTTTGAAGAAGGGTTTACTGATCAACAGGAAGTTACTAGCCCAATTTCTGTTCCCAATAATGAGGTGACCTTGACCGTTGGCTCAGGCACAACAGGGCCAGGAGACAGTAACCCATTTATTGCTCAGGTAGGTGATCCCCAGACAGCATTCATTCCCAATGATGATGCTGAAGAAGAAGCAGTCGGCAACTTTTTCTTAACCGATGAATCCAATGGACCGAATAACTCACTCAATTACTTCATTGAGTTTGATCAGCCTATTCCTAGCTTAAGTGTCGATTTATTAGATTTCGTTGATGAACAGTCTAATGACGCTTCTGTTAGTTTAACTGTCTTTTCTGATTCTTTTTCCACTG
This window contains:
- the tal gene encoding transaldolase, with product MTTAKENPILQIEKEYGQSIWMDNLSRDIIRSGELKQLTESRGIHGITSNPSIFEKAIAGNQIYDADIEAGSKAGKSVQAIYESLVFEDICEACDILRPIYDETNGLDGYVSIEVPPTIAQDTESTLSEARRYYQEIGRENVMIKIPGTPEGLPAVEAAIRDGINVNITLLFSVESYVDTAWAYIRGLEKRVEDGNDISKIASVASFFLSRIDVKIDKMVDEKLKGEDEESKQAKLREIKGKVAIANAKIAYQEFKKIFSSERWQKLEAKGAHLQRLLWASTGAKNPDYSDVMYVDELVGRNTVNTMPPDTIEACADHCSPGDRIEMDIDAAYQLMETLKDPDVNIDLDQVMAELLDEGIDKFVKPYESLISSLENKVKQLTAV
- the fbp gene encoding class 1 fructose-bisphosphatase, whose product is MVNPTQSPSLDRDCTTLSRHVLQQLHSFSAEAQDLSALMNRVALAGKIISRRLSRAGIVEGVLGFTGETNVQGESVKKMDVYANDVFISVFQQSGLVCRLASEEMDKPYYIPENCPIGRYTLLMDPIDGSSNIDTNLNVGSIFAIRQQEGDDVDQSASDLLQNGHKQIAAGYILYGASTMLVYSLGNGVHSFTLDPSLGEFILAEENMKIPEQGSVYSLNEGNFWQWEEPIRNYVRYVHRQEGYSARYGGALVGDFHRILQQGGVFLYPGTVNKPEGKLRLLYESVPLAFLVEQAGGQASTGRQRLMDVVPDKLHARSPLIIGSPKDVALVESFYQESSIASE
- the ltrA gene encoding group II intron reverse transcriptase/maturase is translated as MNSLKYKFDARTKTFLMLWLGFGFNLMAETEWSQIDWREVELRVFKLQKRIYRASQSGDVAKVHKLQRLLLRSWCAKLLAVRRISQDNQGKNTTGIDGVKSLSPKQRLSLAESLTLTGKGESLRRVWIPKPGRKEKRGLGIPVMEDRARQALLKLALEPEWEAKFEPNSYGFRPGRSCHDAEQAIFNAIRYKPKWVLDADISKCFDRINHDVLLQKLNTIPTIARQIRAWLKSGVLDRGDWMPTNEGTPQGGVISPLLANIALHGLEDYIKQWAETWKGGKQANRISISLIRYADDFVVLHKDKSIIQQAKTLIEQWLHGSGLEISESKTRICHTLYDSEEKKAGFDFLGWNIRQYEIGKNHSGKNTHGKLLGFKTIIKPSDKSVKTHYEKIVSVLDSMKGKSQEVIIDKLNPIIVGWCNYHKTVCSKETFSHIDNLVWNKLRRWIKSRHPNKTLKWCTERYFHLTKEKNLDGEDRDTKWVFSTPSNIPNSPVAGTHELRKHAWTPIERHIKIEGSRSPYDGDWWYWSKRRGEYPGVSKRVATLMKRQKGKCTRCGLYFKDEDVVEVDHIVPKAEGGKDHYKNLQLLHRHCHHQKTAEDRQRQMDNKGQKKAQNKTKKGRKSETGQGSAVNKRVVWRGAV